In the Oncorhynchus keta strain PuntledgeMale-10-30-2019 chromosome 14, Oket_V2, whole genome shotgun sequence genome, one interval contains:
- the LOC118393078 gene encoding anaphase-promoting complex subunit 7-like has translation MNAIDHVRDMAAAGLHSNVRIISSLLLTMSNNNPELFSPSQKYQLLVYHADAIFHDKEYRNAACKYNMALQQKKVLSKTSKVRPSTGGTAFSLQSQSFPSEIEVKYKIAECYTILKLDKDAIAVLDGIPSRQRTPKINMMLANLYRKAGHERSAVTSYKEVLRQCPLALDAIIGLLSLSVKGAEVASMTMDVIQSLPNLEWLSVWIKSYAFIHAGDNHRAINSIRSLEKKSLMRDNVDLLVSLADVYFRADDTKNSILKFEQAQMLDPYLIKGMDVYGYLMAREGHLEDVEVLGGRLFNISDQHAEPWVISGCHSFYSKRYSRALYLGAKAIQLNCNSVQALLLKGAALRNMGRVQEAIIHFREAMRLAPCRLDCYEGLIDCYLASNGIREAMGMANNIYKTLGANAQTLTILAIVCLEDPVTQEKAKTLLDKALAQRPYYTKAVVKKAELLSREQKYEEGIALLRNALANQSDCVVHRLLGDFLVAVNDYQEAMDQYSIALSLDPNDQMSLEGMQRMEEESLADATVELDGDDMEGSGEDGELEGSDSEAVQWADQEQWFGMQ, from the exons ATGAACGCCATAGATCATGTGAGGGATATGGCCGCCGCGGGACTTCACTCAAACGTTCGGATAATTAGTAGTTTACTGCTGACAATGAGCAATAACAATCC AGAACTGTTCTCACCATCCCAGAAGTACCAGCTGCTGGTTTATCATGCAGATGCCATCTTCCATGACAAGGAGTACCGTAATGCTGCTTGCAAGTACAACATGGCACTGCAGCAGAAGAAAGTGCTCAGCAAAACTTCTAAAGTGCGGCCATCTACCGGGGGAACTGCATTCTCCTTGCAGTCACAG AGTTTTCCCTCAGAGATTGAGGTCAAGTATAAGATTGCAGAGTGCTACACCATCCTGAAGCTGGATAAGGATGCAATTGCAGTGCTTGATGGGATTCCATCTAGACAGAGAACCCCAAAG ATCAACATGATGCTGGCTAATCTGTACAGGAAGGCTGGACACGAACGCTCTGCTGTCACAAGTTACAAAGAGGTCCTGAGACAGTGTCCCTTGGCACTGGATGCCATCATTG GTCTCTTGTCTCTGTCAGTGAAGGGAGCTGAGGTGGCGTCCATGACTATGGATGTGATCCAGAGTCTTCCCAACCTGGAGTGGCTCTCTGTGTGGATCAAATCCTATGCCTTCATACATGCAGGGGATAACCACAGAGCAATCAACTCCATCCG CTCCCTGGAGAAGAAGTCTCTAATGCGTGACAATGTGGACCTGCTGGTGAGCCTGGCAGATGTGTACTTCAGGGCAGACGACACAAAGAACTCCATCCTGAAGTTTGAGCAGGCCCAGATGCTGGACCCTTATCTGATCAAAG GCATGGATGTATATGGCTACCTTATGGCACGTGAGGGGCACCTGGAGGATGTTGAGGTCCTGGGAGGAAGGCTGTTCAACATCTCAGACCAGCATGCAGAGCCCTGGGTCATATCTGG ATGTCACAGCTTCTACAGTAAGCGCTACTCCCGGGCCCTCTACCTGGGTGCCAAGGCCATCCAGCTGAACTGCAACAGTGTGCAAGCCCTCCTCCTGAAAGGGGCAGCACTGAGGAACATGGGCCGAGTGCAGGAGGCCATCATCCACTTCAGAGAGGCCATGCGCCTGGCGCCCTGCCGTCTGGACTGCTATGAAG GTCTGATTGACTGTTACCTGGCATCCAATGGGATCCGAGAGGCAATGGGGATGGCCAATAACATCTATAAGACCCTGGGAGCGAATGCCCAGACTCTGACCATCCTGGCTATAGTCTGCCTGGAGGACCCTGTGACCCAGGAGAAGGCCAAAACCCTGCTGGACAAGGCGCTAGCCCAGAGGCCTTACTACACCAAGGCTGTGGTCAAGAAGGCAGAGCTGCTAA GTCGGGAACAGAAATACGAGGAAGGGATTGCTCTTCTCCGGAATGCCTTGGCCAATCAGAGCGACTGTGTGGTGCACAGGTTGCTGGGGGATTTCTTGGTGGCGGTCAATGATTACCAAGAGGCTATGGACCAATACAGCATAGCACTTAG CCTGGACCCAAATGACCAGATGTCTCTGGAAGGAAtgcagaggatggaggaggagagccTTGCTGATGCCACTGTGGAGCTGGATGGAGATGACATGGAGGGCAGCGGGGAGGATGGAGAGCTGGAAGGCAGTGACAGTGAGGCAGTCCAGTGGGCAGACCAGGAGCAGTGGTTTGGCATGCAGTGA